The Conexivisphaera calida genome includes a region encoding these proteins:
- a CDS encoding DUF998 domain-containing protein codes for MRALWASGPCAAAAAWITIALSAARNPWFSITRNAFSDLGGPRAVDPWIYNVGMIATSALLIAFSVYLLWSSGNRVESMGASFAAVGGIFLAMIGIFHEGTYPHVFVSTWFFAQMDMAIALWGAGSVLLRRLGVGILSIALAVGAPIAAVLVRWPSTALLEAYGIAVIDAWALAVALELRPPRG; via the coding sequence GTGAGGGCGCTGTGGGCATCCGGACCCTGTGCCGCGGCCGCCGCGTGGATCACCATCGCCCTGAGCGCTGCGAGGAACCCCTGGTTCTCCATCACGAGGAACGCGTTCAGCGACCTCGGCGGACCTCGCGCGGTGGATCCGTGGATATACAACGTCGGAATGATCGCGACGTCGGCGCTCCTGATCGCCTTCTCCGTCTACCTCCTCTGGTCGTCCGGGAACAGGGTGGAGTCCATGGGCGCCTCGTTCGCCGCGGTCGGCGGGATATTCCTGGCCATGATAGGGATCTTCCACGAGGGCACCTATCCACACGTCTTCGTCTCGACGTGGTTCTTCGCGCAGATGGACATGGCGATCGCGCTCTGGGGAGCTGGATCCGTGCTGCTGCGCCGCCTAGGCGTGGGAATCCTTTCCATCGCGCTGGCCGTGGGCGCCCCTATAGCCGCAGTGCTCGTGAGGTGGCCCTCGACCGCCCTCCTCGAGGCCTACGGAATAGCCGTGATAGACGCCTGGGCGCTCGCAGTAGCACTTGAGTTGAGGCCACCGCGGGGATAA
- a CDS encoding nitroreductase family protein, which produces MEECYEEIVRRLEVREYDGCPVPDDVKLKVLEAGRTAPSSRNSQPWHFILVDDPGLLKGLSELSFTGSYVGNAAFAVVVLVDVGAERADLDGARAAQTMALAAWSLGVASRFYTGLNAERVMDLLGIPADRWRILGVLSFGYPAKRLRGRKTRKSLEEVASRNRFGAPISGR; this is translated from the coding sequence TTGGAGGAGTGCTACGAGGAGATCGTGAGGAGGCTGGAGGTCCGTGAGTACGACGGATGCCCCGTGCCGGACGACGTCAAGCTCAAGGTACTAGAGGCCGGGAGGACCGCGCCGAGCTCCCGGAACTCACAGCCATGGCACTTCATATTGGTCGACGATCCCGGGCTGCTGAAAGGGCTGTCGGAGCTCTCGTTCACGGGCAGCTACGTTGGAAACGCCGCGTTCGCAGTGGTGGTGCTGGTAGATGTGGGCGCCGAGCGCGCCGACCTGGACGGCGCCAGGGCAGCTCAGACCATGGCGCTGGCGGCCTGGTCACTCGGCGTTGCGTCGCGCTTCTACACCGGCCTGAACGCAGAGAGGGTGATGGACCTCCTCGGGATACCTGCGGATCGCTGGCGGATACTGGGGGTGTTGTCCTTCGGTTACCCGGCCAAGAGGCTGAGGGGGAGGAAGACCAGGAAATCCTTGGAGGAGGTGGCGTCGCGCAACCGGTTCGGCGCGCCCATCTCCGGGCGATGA
- a CDS encoding U32 family peptidase, translating into MELVVGTNFDDSLVDAIRGYPVRYLFGSHRKSPTGHGRSPSSVPDVDGARLRVHVSVAHSAGIKFLYAMNSVNLGGNEYRDEFWRRLDAEVEELLGMGVDGFIVANPLILERLKREHPGTEVAVSSFAKVTYARELERLAGMGADVVIMHQSRNRNFRVLSELARVASRVGVELELIATDVCLWGCPFFEAHINLMGEATREDGRLPPGSFGYPFLYCAASMADDPANLVRSRWIRPEDVAAYERIGIGRFKIGSRRWSTEKIVRSVRAYSEGRYDGNLLDILEYMGGFVSALASASGNASAERSWMGALGGIRIENSRFPRDWMRFFMENECETMSCEECRYCDGIARSVVRLPEGMTPGVSRVPYELVIRGWSDSGAADRAR; encoded by the coding sequence TTGGAACTGGTCGTGGGCACCAACTTCGACGATTCGCTCGTCGACGCGATAAGGGGATATCCAGTCCGGTACTTGTTCGGCAGCCACAGGAAATCCCCCACCGGGCACGGCCGCAGTCCTTCCTCCGTCCCGGACGTCGACGGCGCGCGCCTCAGGGTCCACGTGTCGGTCGCGCATTCAGCCGGGATCAAGTTCCTCTACGCCATGAACTCGGTGAACCTGGGAGGGAACGAGTACCGGGATGAGTTCTGGAGGAGGCTGGACGCCGAGGTGGAGGAACTGCTCGGGATGGGCGTCGACGGATTCATAGTGGCGAATCCGCTCATCCTGGAGCGGCTGAAGAGGGAGCACCCGGGGACCGAGGTGGCAGTGTCGTCCTTCGCCAAGGTGACCTACGCGAGGGAGCTGGAGAGGCTGGCCGGTATGGGCGCCGACGTGGTGATAATGCACCAGAGCAGGAACAGGAACTTCCGCGTGCTCTCGGAGCTGGCGCGCGTGGCGTCGCGCGTCGGCGTGGAGCTCGAGCTGATAGCCACGGACGTCTGCCTCTGGGGGTGTCCCTTCTTCGAGGCGCACATCAACCTGATGGGGGAGGCCACGAGGGAGGACGGCAGGCTGCCCCCCGGCTCCTTCGGGTATCCATTCCTCTACTGTGCCGCCTCCATGGCGGACGATCCTGCAAACTTGGTGCGCTCCAGGTGGATAAGGCCGGAGGACGTCGCCGCATACGAGCGCATTGGGATAGGGCGCTTCAAGATAGGGAGCAGGAGGTGGAGCACCGAGAAGATAGTCCGCTCCGTGAGGGCGTACTCCGAGGGGAGATACGACGGAAACCTCCTGGACATACTGGAGTACATGGGTGGATTCGTGTCCGCGCTGGCGTCGGCATCCGGCAATGCGTCAGCGGAACGGAGCTGGATGGGCGCCCTGGGCGGGATCAGGATCGAGAACTCCAGGTTCCCCCGGGACTGGATGCGCTTCTTCATGGAGAACGAGTGCGAGACGATGTCGTGCGAGGAGTGCAGGTACTGCGACGGGATCGCGAGGTCGGTCGTGCGCCTTCCCGAGGGCATGACTCCCGGGGTTTCCAGGGTCCCGTACGAGCTCGTGATCAGGGGATGGTCCGACTCCGGCGCGGCCGACAGAGCCCGCTAG
- a CDS encoding sodium:solute symporter family protein has translation MIGALGWISFLVLFVIFTLLGFYGARWRRGDLSKLHEWALAGRRLGTFLAWFLIGADVYTAYTFVAVPSGMFASGALYFYAVPYVATTFMVAMITMPVLWKWSRERGYVTAADMVADRFSNRILAALVALTGIVAELPYIALQIIGMQAVLGIMLLGVTSNVTLVSDVALTVSFVILAAFTFTSGLRGATLGAVLKDALIFLSLISLIIIVPLKFGGFSSAFADAQAFASALSAKHITWLSTGVTNLKPTAALEAGYTTLWVGSALALFLYPHAVNGSLSASGRRQLALSNALLPIYGIGLAILALLGLLVYSDPVAMGLLSKFPLSARGIYSIPALAVSSLPGWFAGVVLLGIFIGGLVPAAIMAIAQANLLTRNIIRPLRPEMNSETETRIAKWASVIFKFVALGFVFIVPATYAIQLQLLGGIIILQTLPSVFLGLVTRRLNGYALTAGLLVGLASGIYMVEVANKFGPLSTSLLSMSGYLIWIGLLALVLNVTISVILSLPTLMHRR, from the coding sequence CTGATCGGGGCACTCGGGTGGATCAGCTTCCTGGTGCTCTTCGTGATATTCACCCTCCTCGGGTTCTACGGAGCTAGGTGGAGGAGGGGGGACCTCAGCAAGCTGCACGAGTGGGCCCTGGCCGGGAGGAGACTCGGGACATTCCTCGCATGGTTCCTGATAGGTGCCGATGTGTACACGGCATATACATTCGTGGCGGTGCCCTCTGGAATGTTCGCGTCAGGAGCACTCTATTTCTACGCAGTCCCATACGTGGCGACGACCTTCATGGTGGCGATGATCACCATGCCGGTCCTCTGGAAGTGGTCGAGGGAGAGGGGCTATGTTACCGCGGCTGACATGGTCGCGGACAGGTTCTCGAACAGGATTCTGGCGGCCCTGGTCGCCCTGACCGGGATAGTCGCGGAACTTCCCTACATAGCGCTTCAGATAATCGGAATGCAGGCAGTACTGGGAATAATGCTGCTGGGCGTCACGAGCAACGTGACGCTAGTGAGCGACGTTGCCCTAACGGTGTCGTTCGTGATCCTGGCGGCATTCACGTTCACGAGCGGGCTGAGAGGAGCGACTTTGGGGGCGGTGCTGAAGGACGCCCTGATATTCCTCTCGCTCATCTCGCTGATAATAATAGTCCCGCTGAAGTTCGGCGGATTCTCCTCGGCCTTCGCCGATGCTCAGGCGTTCGCCTCCGCGCTCTCGGCGAAGCACATAACGTGGCTGTCCACGGGGGTGACCAACCTGAAGCCGACCGCCGCCCTCGAGGCAGGGTACACTACCCTCTGGGTCGGCAGCGCGCTTGCGCTCTTCCTGTACCCGCACGCGGTCAACGGCTCGCTGAGCGCCTCCGGCAGGAGGCAGCTGGCGCTCAGCAATGCGCTCCTACCAATATACGGAATAGGGCTGGCGATATTGGCGCTCCTGGGGCTGCTGGTGTACTCCGATCCGGTCGCCATGGGGCTCCTGAGCAAGTTCCCGCTCTCCGCCAGGGGAATATACTCGATACCGGCCCTGGCCGTCTCGTCGCTGCCCGGGTGGTTTGCGGGCGTGGTGCTCCTGGGAATATTCATCGGGGGGCTCGTGCCGGCGGCCATAATGGCGATAGCGCAGGCGAACCTGCTGACCAGGAACATAATAAGGCCGCTCAGGCCCGAGATGAATTCCGAGACGGAGACGAGGATAGCCAAATGGGCATCCGTGATATTCAAGTTCGTGGCGCTCGGCTTCGTGTTCATAGTCCCGGCGACCTACGCCATACAGTTGCAGCTGCTGGGCGGCATAATAATACTGCAGACGCTGCCGTCTGTTTTCCTGGGGCTGGTTACACGGAGGCTAAACGGTTACGCCCTCACGGCGGGCCTCTTGGTCGGACTGGCGTCTGGGATCTACATGGTTGAGGTGGCGAACAAGTTCGGGCCCCTGAGCACCAGCCTGCTATCAATGAGTGGATACCTGATATGGATAGGGCTGCTCGCGCTCGTGCTCAACGTAACAATATCAGTGATCCTCAGCCTACCAACTCTGATGCACAGACGGTGA
- a CDS encoding DUF3311 domain-containing protein has translation MEESDRDEGNHRYRYVLAAILAVIPWVAYLWIGSYNRVQPVLFGITFFYWYQTVWLAISAVLLAVAAAIIYRGDEH, from the coding sequence ATGGAAGAGAGTGATCGTGATGAGGGCAATCACCGGTACCGGTACGTGCTCGCCGCCATCCTGGCGGTTATCCCATGGGTCGCATATCTCTGGATTGGCTCGTACAACAGAGTCCAGCCGGTCCTGTTCGGAATAACTTTCTTCTACTGGTACCAGACCGTGTGGTTAGCCATATCCGCGGTGCTCCTCGCGGTCGCCGCAGCCATCATCTACAGGGGTGATGAACACTGA
- a CDS encoding AbrB/MazE/SpoVT family DNA-binding domain-containing protein yields the protein MKNYVRRAQRMGRFTISVTLPKEWIKSTGIGPGDLVSMYVREDGLLVVGPGPTSGSSSGVGRMVKTVRADMCSGPGLLGRVLVALYISGVDEITFVGEPELGDGQVREIRRAAAALNGASVVEESRKRVTVHVLVDPASSQVSRILGRMYELTVEALNGALGALRGGDVNQLRKAMDAGREIDRNYWLAARQLLLAANRPELMRSIGMEGMRQIPGFRTVAKALDDAGVAAAAAAGDLLPMIDGGGGQVAAELATHTEAVLNLYRRSFEGWSTVNTAVANRAVEEAAEVRQRLRGAAVAMAGGSAGAAVVSYLYDLAQVAASSGTVAEMAINRSVIESSDSSCVRDGEHGHG from the coding sequence GTGAAGAACTACGTAAGGCGGGCGCAGAGGATGGGCCGCTTCACCATATCGGTGACGCTGCCGAAGGAGTGGATAAAGTCGACCGGGATAGGACCGGGAGACCTGGTGTCCATGTACGTGAGGGAGGATGGCCTGCTGGTGGTGGGCCCCGGCCCAACCAGCGGATCGTCCTCGGGGGTCGGCAGGATGGTGAAGACTGTGCGCGCGGACATGTGCAGCGGCCCCGGTCTGCTGGGCAGGGTCCTGGTCGCGCTCTACATATCGGGCGTGGACGAGATAACGTTCGTCGGGGAGCCGGAGCTGGGGGATGGGCAGGTGAGGGAGATCAGGCGCGCGGCGGCCGCGCTCAACGGGGCCAGCGTGGTTGAGGAGTCCAGGAAGAGGGTGACCGTGCACGTGCTCGTGGACCCGGCCAGCTCGCAGGTGTCCAGGATACTGGGCAGGATGTACGAGCTCACCGTCGAGGCGCTGAACGGTGCGCTGGGCGCGCTGCGCGGTGGGGACGTGAACCAGCTCAGGAAGGCGATGGACGCCGGCAGGGAGATCGACAGGAACTACTGGCTGGCGGCCAGGCAGCTGCTGCTGGCGGCGAACAGGCCGGAGCTCATGAGGAGCATAGGCATGGAGGGCATGAGGCAGATACCAGGATTCAGGACCGTCGCCAAGGCCCTGGACGACGCGGGGGTGGCGGCTGCGGCGGCTGCCGGGGACCTGCTGCCGATGATCGATGGCGGGGGTGGACAGGTGGCGGCGGAGCTAGCAACCCACACGGAGGCAGTGCTGAACCTCTACCGCAGGTCCTTCGAGGGATGGTCCACGGTGAACACCGCGGTGGCCAACCGGGCGGTTGAGGAGGCGGCCGAGGTCAGGCAGCGGCTCAGGGGGGCCGCGGTGGCGATGGCTGGCGGAAGCGCCGGTGCGGCGGTGGTGTCCTACCTGTACGACTTGGCGCAGGTGGCGGCGTCCAGCGGGACCGTGGCGGAGATGGCGATAAACAGGAGCGTGATAGAGTCCTCGGACTCCAGCTGTGTGAGGGACGGCGAACACGGACACGGCTGA
- a CDS encoding DMT family transporter: protein MRGDGRVEAALFSALAIAWALNYPLSKMALRYADPLQLTLLRFIFAILFLAVLMPRGLRPLRGLRTNALTALFGALDLLFSTLLWFEGERYTTPSVASIVIYTYPILITVMGVAVLGERMGRWRALGVALGFTGVAITFSGDLEVYGATGLILLLGAALSFSVAAIIYRKYLVGEDFARVSTYHLIYATILAAAISAAAGSPIPPAHSMTSLLPLLLVISFPGTAVAYTIYVYLYSRHEVTSIAPYLFLVPALSVLLSYVIMGVSVTWSELLGFVPLAAGIYLSSLKR, encoded by the coding sequence GTGCGCGGGGATGGGCGCGTCGAGGCGGCGCTTTTCTCCGCGCTGGCCATCGCGTGGGCGCTCAATTACCCGCTCTCCAAGATGGCGCTCAGATACGCGGACCCGCTCCAGCTGACGCTCCTCAGGTTCATCTTCGCGATCCTGTTCCTCGCCGTCCTCATGCCGAGGGGATTAAGGCCGCTCAGGGGGCTCAGGACGAACGCGCTGACGGCGCTCTTCGGGGCACTGGACCTTCTGTTCTCCACGCTCCTGTGGTTCGAGGGCGAGCGCTACACCACGCCGTCGGTGGCCTCGATCGTCATCTACACGTATCCGATACTGATCACGGTCATGGGCGTCGCAGTGCTCGGGGAGCGCATGGGGAGGTGGAGGGCGCTGGGCGTGGCGCTCGGCTTCACCGGAGTGGCGATCACCTTCTCTGGGGACCTGGAGGTCTACGGCGCGACCGGCCTCATATTGCTCCTGGGGGCCGCGCTGAGCTTCTCCGTGGCGGCGATAATCTACAGGAAGTACCTCGTGGGGGAGGACTTCGCAAGGGTGAGCACGTACCACCTGATCTACGCGACGATCCTCGCGGCCGCCATCTCCGCCGCAGCGGGTTCCCCCATCCCGCCGGCCCACTCGATGACCTCCCTCCTGCCGCTCCTCCTCGTGATCTCCTTCCCGGGCACGGCGGTGGCTTACACGATCTACGTCTACCTCTACTCCAGGCACGAGGTCACGAGCATAGCCCCCTACCTCTTCCTGGTCCCAGCGCTCTCGGTCCTTCTGAGCTACGTGATCATGGGAGTCTCGGTCACGTGGTCCGAGCTCCTGGGGTTCGTGCCGCTCGCCGCCGGAATCTACCTCTCATCTCTGAAGCGGTGA
- a CDS encoding Lrp/AsnC family transcriptional regulator translates to MDVNMAKLDELDLKILQELVADSSQSIPKLSKKIDVNTSVVYSRIKRLVRRGIIKRFTVEVDESQLGYTVSAYVGVNTDSKKRDSVRTGIMGIPEVRELAEVTGRFDFLVFLRAKGLEELHNVISQKIGMIDGVEHTETFISMRQESKGPEI, encoded by the coding sequence GTGGACGTCAACATGGCTAAACTTGATGAGCTTGACCTCAAAATACTGCAGGAGCTCGTGGCCGACTCAAGTCAGTCGATACCCAAGCTGAGCAAGAAGATAGACGTCAATACATCCGTCGTGTACAGCAGGATAAAGAGGCTGGTCAGGAGGGGAATAATAAAGAGGTTCACCGTCGAGGTGGACGAATCCCAGCTCGGCTACACGGTCTCCGCGTACGTGGGAGTGAACACCGACTCCAAGAAGAGGGACTCGGTGCGCACCGGCATCATGGGGATACCGGAGGTCAGGGAGCTGGCTGAGGTGACCGGGAGGTTCGACTTCCTGGTGTTCCTGAGGGCCAAGGGACTGGAGGAGCTCCATAACGTGATATCCCAGAAGATAGGCATGATAGATGGAGTGGAGCACACCGAGACGTTCATATCGATGAGGCAGGAGTCTAAGGGTCCTGAGATATAA
- a CDS encoding SHOCT domain-containing protein: protein MFMFGYPGYGWYAVPFMWIWGFIAVLAVAMIVFIALRWTLHPRWYAYGHPHRYIHHTDEYAVLRMRYARGEITREQYEQMLRDLDSTRYGTC from the coding sequence ATGTTCATGTTCGGATATCCCGGGTACGGATGGTACGCGGTGCCGTTCATGTGGATCTGGGGATTCATCGCGGTGCTGGCCGTGGCAATGATCGTCTTCATCGCCCTGAGGTGGACGCTGCACCCTCGCTGGTACGCCTACGGCCATCCCCATCGCTACATCCACCACACGGATGAGTACGCGGTGCTCCGCATGAGGTACGCAAGGGGGGAGATAACCAGGGAGCAGTACGAGCAGATGCTCAGGGACCTGGACTCCACGAGGTACGGGACGTGCTAG
- a CDS encoding MFS transporter, translating into MMRHVVEAASMEHRRAVLINTTISGLVASMNATIVIVALPAIFRGLHVSPMAPDELAYLLWMMMGYSLVISSTLVLLGRFSDVYGRGRSYTLGFALTTIGAAALSVVPSGTGNAGALALILLRLFQAVGAALLTVDALAIITDTFPLSERGRAVGVYAMTYNIGMMLGLVLGGILAVYDWHLVFAVTLPLGIVGTLWSRAMLGGGHGGVEAPLNIADNVLLMAGLSLLALGLTYSMVPYGSSDLGWGNPFVVASIALGPVFLLAFVVSQLRSRSPLFDLSLFRNRPFAAGNTAVLLFSLSRGALMLLLTIWLQGIWLPLHGIPYEETPLWAGIYLASLVAGNIAFGPLSGALSDRYGPRIFAVLGMAVFTASLGALALLPYNFPAPVFELALFLNGVGQGLFYSPNATAIMNVLPPSDRGVGNGMRTTFNNIGQTVSMALFFTIAVSVFSRYAPGSLMSTALAAGVPRAVAEVISKIPGSVALFAAFIGVNPLGSVLSAYPGLASAIPSYLYTIITGTNFFPEAVGVPFVMGFRLSMYVAMAMALIAAVLSALMPSTRGRGTNR; encoded by the coding sequence ATGATGCGTCACGTCGTGGAGGCGGCATCTATGGAGCACAGGCGCGCGGTCCTGATCAACACCACAATCAGTGGCCTCGTGGCATCCATGAACGCGACGATAGTCATAGTGGCGCTGCCCGCGATCTTCAGGGGGCTCCACGTTAGTCCCATGGCTCCCGACGAGTTGGCCTACCTGCTCTGGATGATGATGGGCTACAGCCTGGTGATCTCGTCCACGCTGGTCCTGCTGGGCAGGTTCTCCGACGTCTACGGGAGGGGCAGGTCCTACACCCTGGGGTTCGCGCTCACCACCATCGGAGCCGCCGCGCTATCCGTTGTGCCTTCCGGAACCGGCAACGCCGGCGCCCTCGCGCTCATACTGCTCAGGCTCTTCCAGGCGGTAGGCGCGGCACTGCTGACGGTCGACGCCCTGGCGATAATAACGGACACGTTCCCGCTCAGCGAGAGGGGCCGCGCAGTCGGCGTCTACGCGATGACCTACAACATAGGGATGATGCTGGGCCTTGTGCTCGGGGGGATACTCGCGGTCTACGACTGGCACCTCGTCTTCGCGGTGACGCTTCCCCTGGGGATAGTCGGCACCCTCTGGTCGCGCGCGATGCTCGGCGGCGGCCACGGCGGCGTTGAGGCGCCGCTCAACATAGCCGATAACGTCCTGCTGATGGCCGGCCTCTCCCTGCTCGCCCTGGGCCTCACGTACTCCATGGTGCCCTATGGATCCTCAGACCTCGGCTGGGGAAACCCGTTCGTCGTAGCATCGATAGCGCTCGGCCCCGTCTTCCTGCTCGCCTTCGTGGTCTCCCAGCTCAGGTCGCGCTCCCCCCTCTTCGACCTGAGCCTCTTCCGCAACAGGCCGTTCGCCGCCGGCAACACCGCGGTGCTCTTGTTCTCCCTGAGCAGGGGGGCGCTCATGCTGCTCCTCACCATCTGGCTGCAGGGCATATGGCTGCCCCTCCACGGGATACCGTACGAGGAGACCCCGCTCTGGGCCGGGATATACCTGGCATCACTCGTGGCGGGGAACATAGCGTTCGGACCCCTGAGCGGGGCGCTCTCCGACCGCTACGGCCCCAGGATATTCGCGGTCCTCGGCATGGCGGTGTTCACCGCGTCGCTCGGCGCGCTGGCGCTCCTCCCCTACAACTTCCCCGCGCCGGTGTTCGAGCTCGCGCTTTTCCTCAACGGCGTGGGGCAGGGCCTCTTCTACTCCCCGAACGCGACAGCGATAATGAACGTGCTCCCGCCGTCCGACAGGGGGGTGGGGAACGGCATGCGCACTACCTTCAACAACATAGGCCAGACGGTCTCCATGGCCCTCTTCTTCACGATAGCCGTGTCCGTGTTCTCCCGGTACGCGCCCGGTAGCCTGATGTCGACGGCGCTCGCGGCCGGGGTCCCCCGCGCCGTCGCCGAGGTCATCTCCAAGATCCCGGGCTCCGTCGCGCTCTTCGCCGCATTCATAGGCGTGAACCCCCTGGGCTCCGTGCTCTCCGCCTATCCAGGGCTGGCGTCCGCGATCCCGAGCTATCTGTACACTATAATCACCGGAACTAACTTCTTCCCCGAGGCGGTGGGCGTCCCGTTCGTCATGGGCTTCAGGCTCTCGATGTACGTGGCCATGGCCATGGCGCTGATCGCTGCCGTCCTCTCCGCGCTCATGCCGTCCACGCGCGGACGCGGCACCAACCGCTGA
- a CDS encoding sodium:calcium antiporter, producing MYPLESLLSGIALTLIASALFTGAAERFGERAELGSSFLGSVFSPLFTSAPELVVLLVSVLMYGGRGGMEIGTGTVLGEPFTISTLAVPALMLSAVLGSMLGRRHPRMEVDKELALPYAAFAALYPLVLLPALARGFRIPVAATLVVAYAVYAITMYRRREGGSLVEAEGPTAMERLLGKAGVAVQLAISVPLLLAGSYLMVGSASELSTELGIPALSLSIVLVPLATALPETAASLIWAYRGRDTLALGALVGEMVMFSTVYPALGMVLTDWRLNAAATASVAMTELASIATLWQVRSGKLSPIAIFGIALYAAYVLAIHAL from the coding sequence GTGTATCCCCTCGAGTCGCTCCTGTCCGGGATCGCGCTCACGCTGATCGCGAGCGCGCTCTTCACGGGGGCGGCCGAGAGGTTCGGGGAGAGGGCCGAGCTGGGGTCTTCCTTCCTGGGCTCCGTGTTCTCCCCACTGTTCACGTCGGCGCCGGAGCTCGTTGTGCTCCTGGTATCGGTGCTCATGTACGGGGGGAGGGGCGGCATGGAGATAGGGACGGGCACCGTGTTGGGGGAGCCGTTCACTATATCGACCCTTGCAGTGCCGGCTCTGATGCTCAGCGCCGTTCTCGGGTCGATGCTGGGCCGCAGGCATCCCCGGATGGAGGTGGACAAGGAGCTCGCGTTGCCCTACGCGGCTTTCGCGGCCCTTTACCCGCTGGTCCTCCTGCCGGCCCTGGCGAGGGGATTCAGGATCCCAGTGGCGGCCACACTAGTAGTGGCATACGCCGTATACGCGATCACGATGTACCGGAGGAGGGAAGGAGGATCGCTCGTGGAGGCTGAGGGCCCGACGGCGATGGAGAGGCTGCTCGGGAAAGCCGGCGTGGCCGTTCAGCTGGCGATCTCCGTGCCGCTGCTGCTCGCCGGATCGTACCTGATGGTGGGGTCCGCCTCGGAATTGTCGACCGAGCTCGGGATTCCGGCACTCTCGCTCTCGATAGTCCTCGTGCCCCTCGCCACGGCACTCCCCGAGACGGCGGCGTCGCTCATATGGGCGTACAGGGGAAGGGACACGCTGGCGCTGGGCGCATTGGTGGGAGAGATGGTTATGTTCTCCACGGTCTACCCGGCGCTCGGAATGGTGCTCACGGACTGGAGACTGAACGCGGCGGCGACCGCGAGCGTGGCCATGACGGAGCTGGCGTCAATTGCAACGCTGTGGCAGGTGCGCTCCGGAAAGCTCTCGCCGATCGCGATCTTCGGTATCGCACTGTACGCAGCGTACGTGCTGGCAATTCACGCCCTGTGA
- a CDS encoding MFS transporter: MRRDWGALLAVLWLSNMIQLSLRYSWGMVLPQASRQLGLSGLEAGAVMASFYAGYIVAGVPSGYLVDRIGARTAAGLSLISLAAVSALIGLSRSFVELFIAYFAAGILAGPVFPSSLKVVSESLEGRRRATGIGALETVAPIAFLASSLAFPPLTYTIGWNYVYIAISASSLAVALLYLSLVPRTGRGRTGHRPSLVGTMRNFEVVKGALTRLGGMWGLGILTWYYYIETYTGMGAAYAQLVLVVFSAFAVAGQFLGGVLSDRWLAAGRKRVAAAGLLAFSASLILIRAADPGWGTVAVAALAGFTAYFWKAGLDAHIMEAASSTGTASGAGLMNTVSQAGSLSPAAVGASIDAFGVDSIYPLALLAAGPLMSFVVLAAERNGGRRAGSG, translated from the coding sequence GTGCGCAGGGACTGGGGAGCACTCCTGGCAGTCCTCTGGCTCTCAAACATGATCCAACTGTCCCTCAGGTACTCCTGGGGCATGGTGCTCCCCCAGGCGTCGAGGCAGCTAGGGCTCAGCGGACTCGAGGCCGGGGCCGTTATGGCTTCCTTCTACGCCGGCTACATAGTCGCGGGCGTGCCCTCGGGATACCTGGTGGACAGGATCGGCGCGCGCACGGCGGCGGGACTCTCGCTCATCTCCCTGGCGGCCGTGAGCGCGCTCATCGGGCTCTCGAGGTCTTTCGTGGAGCTCTTCATCGCGTACTTCGCGGCCGGTATCCTCGCGGGACCCGTATTCCCGTCCTCACTCAAGGTGGTCTCCGAGTCGCTCGAGGGCCGCAGGAGGGCCACCGGGATCGGGGCGCTCGAGACGGTGGCGCCCATCGCGTTCCTCGCGTCCTCGCTCGCGTTCCCGCCGCTCACGTACACAATTGGCTGGAACTACGTGTACATCGCCATATCCGCGTCCTCGCTCGCGGTTGCGCTCCTCTACCTCTCGCTCGTCCCCCGCACTGGGAGGGGGCGCACGGGCCACAGGCCGAGCCTGGTCGGCACGATGAGGAACTTCGAGGTGGTGAAGGGCGCCCTGACCAGGCTCGGCGGAATGTGGGGACTCGGCATCCTGACATGGTATTACTATATAGAGACCTACACAGGGATGGGCGCAGCGTACGCGCAGCTCGTGCTCGTGGTGTTCTCGGCGTTCGCGGTCGCCGGCCAGTTCCTGGGCGGGGTGCTCTCGGACAGGTGGCTGGCCGCGGGGAGGAAGAGGGTGGCGGCCGCGGGGCTGCTGGCGTTCTCCGCGTCGCTCATCCTGATACGCGCCGCAGATCCGGGCTGGGGGACTGTCGCCGTCGCGGCCCTTGCCGGCTTCACGGCGTACTTCTGGAAGGCCGGACTTGACGCGCACATAATGGAGGCGGCCTCCTCGACGGGCACCGCGTCCGGCGCCGGCCTGATGAACACGGTGTCACAGGCGGGCAGTCTCTCGCCCGCGGCCGTCGGCGCTTCGATAGACGCGTTCGGCGTCGACTCCATATATCCGCTCGCGCTGCTGGCGGCCGGTCCCCTGATGTCCTTCGTCGTGCTGGCGGCCGAGAGGAACGGTGGGCGGCGCGCCGGCTCCGGATGA